One Alligator mississippiensis isolate rAllMis1 chromosome 16, rAllMis1, whole genome shotgun sequence genomic region harbors:
- the FSD1 gene encoding fibronectin type III and SPRY domain-containing protein 1 isoform X5: protein MGDQKEALRKIITTLAVKNEEIQNFIYALKQMLQNVEANSVKVQEDLEGEFQTLYSLLDELKENMLMKIKQDRASRTYELQNQLAACTKALESSEELLETANQTLQGAENHDFHQAAKQIKDSVTMAPAFRLSLKAKVSDNMSHLMVDFAQERRMLQALKFLPVPSAPEIDMAESLVADNCVTLVWKMPDEDSKIDHYVLEYRKTNFEGPPRVKEDQPWMVIEGIKQTEYTLSGLKFDMKYMNFRVKACNKAVAGEFSEPVTLETRAFMFRLDAGTCHQNLRVEELSVEWDAMGGKVQDIKAREKDSKGRTASPVNSPARCVQSPKRMPSARGGRDRFTAESYTVLGDTLIDGADHYWEVKYDRDSKAFGVGVAYRSLGKFDQLGKTSASWCLHLNNWLQASCPSTTQKPSSCSIHSRPNLPSPCFLLSWVHLAGWQGLSGHCCGGRLQHQGVHLCWSGHSSHDSLVVWCSAHCGARDKGKQGEGSWDTGYLGSDPTLCSFLP from the exons ATGGGGGACCAGAAG GAGGCGCTGAGGAAGATCATCACCACACTGGCCGTGAAGAACGAGGAGATCCAAAACTTCATCTACGCCCTCAAGCAGATGCTGCAGAATGTGGAG GCCAACTCCGTCAAGGTGCAGGAGGACCTGGAGGGTGAGTTCCAGACTCTCTACTCCCTGCTGGATGAGCTCAAGGAGAACATGCTCATGAAGATCAAGCAGGACCGGGCCAGCCGCACCTACGAGCTGCAG AACCAGCTGGCCGCCTGCACCAAGGCGCTGGAGAGCTCCGAGGAGCTGCTGGAGACAGCCAACCAGACGCTGCAGGGCGCTGAGAACCACGACTTCCATCAG GCTGCCAAGCAGATCAAGGATAG TGTGACGATGGCCCCTGCCTTCCGGCTCTCACTCAAGGCCAAGGTGAGCGACAACATGAGCCACCTTATGGTGGACTTTGCCCAGGAGCGTCGCATGCTGCAGGCCCTCAAATTCCTCCCGG tccccagcGCCCCCGAGATCGACATGGCCGAGTCGCTGGTGGCCGACAACTGCGTGACACTGGTGTGGAAGATGCCGGATGAGGACAGCAAGATCGACCACTACGTGCTGGAGTATCGCAAGACCAACTTTGAAGGCCCCCCCCGCGTCAAAGAAGACCAGCCCTGGATGGTCATCGAGGGCATCAAGCAGACTGAGTACACCCTCTCCG GGCTGAAGTTTGACATGAAGTACATGAATTTCCGCGTGAAGGCCTGTAACAAGgccgtggcaggcgagttctctGAGCCAGTCACCTTAGAAACCCGAG CGTTCATGTTTCGCCTGGACGCCGGCACCTGCCACCAGAACCTGCGGGTGGAGGAGCTGAGCGTGGAGTGGGATGCCATGGGTGGCAAGGTGCAGGACATCAAGGCACGTGAGAAGGACAGCAAAGGCCGCACTGCATCGCCCGTCAACTCCCCTGCCAG GTGCGTGCAATCTCCAAAGAGGATGCCCTCAGCACGCGGGGGCAGGGACCGTTTCACCGCTGAGTCCTACACCGTGCTGG GTGATACCCTCATCGATGGGGCCGACCACTATTGGGAGGTGAAGTACGACCGGGACAGCAAGGCCTTCGGCGTGGGGGTGGCCTACCGCAGCCTGGGCAAGTTCGACCAGCTGGGCAAGACCTCCGCCTCCTGGTGCCTCCACCTCAACAACTGGCTGCAG GCTTCCTGTCCTTCTACAACGCAAAAACCAAGCAGCTGCTCCATACATTCAAGGCCAAATTTACCCAGCCCGTGCTTCCTGCTTTCATG GGTGCATCTAGCTGGCTGGCAGGGGTTGTCAGGGCACTGCTGTGGAGGAAGGTTGCAGCACCAGGGGGTCCACTTGTGTTGGAGCGGGCACAGCTCCCACGACAGTCTGGTAGTTTGGTGCTCAGCTCATTGTGGTGCACGGGACAAGGgcaagcagggggaagggagctgggatACTGGATATCTGGGTTCAGACCCTACCCTTTGCTCCTTCTTGCCATag